The stretch of DNA TCTGAGATATGTATGTTCACCACGCGGGAAAGAAGCTTCAACTACCAGATATGCTTGTCCCTTCCCTCTTTCTTTTGCACAACGGCAAGCGCCACGTTCTTGACGTCCAAAACCGCACTGCTTCTGGCCGTCAACAATGTCTCACTCGACCCATCTCCACCACAACTCCAGTGACGTGTTTCGTCGGCACCGCTAAGCCGAGTGATCCATATCTTCCACTGCCCATTGCACATGACCACCAGGAACATCTGGTCGTACGCATTAATCGCCCTCGCGACCTTCGTAATCATCGTACTCGTCATCCAGCACTTCTGCTCTCCATACCACCTACTCAGCAAAACCAAAGACAAAATGAAGTGGTTCTTCCTCGAGAAAGCGAAATCGAAACTCGAAAAGTTCACAAACGATGCCGGAACACAAGACCAAcaagcacaacaacaacaccagcaaCCCATCGCTACACATGATGGCACATCAGATGCccagcaacaacaagaagCTTCATACCACCCACTCCCACAACCAACACCCCAAGACATCTTCCGCTATCGCTACCACCACGGCACAAACCTGGGCTCCATCTTCATCCAAGAACGCTGGCTCACACCCTCCATGTTCCCCGGCAACGAAAACTGCCCCGGCTCCTCCGAGCTCGCAGCCGCAGAAGCCAACATCAAAGCCTTTGGTCTCGAAGGCGCCAAACAGAAATTCTCATCTCACTGGCGAGACTTCACTTCCGATGCAGATCTCGATTACCTCCGCGATGTAGCGAAGTGTACCACCGTCCGGCTACCGATTGGGTACTTCACGTTGGGACCTGCCTTTTGCAAAGGGACGCCGTTTGAGCATGTGGCGGAGTTGTATGAGGGGTCTTGGGATGCTGTGAAGGATTTGGTGAAGAGGTTGTATCAGAGGGGGATTGGGGTTCTGATCGATTTGCATGGTTTGCCCGGTGGGGCTAATGCGCAGGAGCATTCGGGGACGAATAGTGGGAAAGCGGAGTTTTGGGGGAAGAAAGGGAAGAAGAATAGAGAGGTGGGGACAAGAGTAGTTTGCTTTGTTGCCAAAGAGGCGAAGGGAATGGAGGGAGTAGCTGGAGTGCAAATTGTGAATGAGAGTGAGTGGGACGCAGAGGGAATGTATGAGTGGTATGAAGAGGTCTTGAGAGAGGTGGGCAAAATGGATGTGGAGGTTCCAATCTATGTCTCGGATGGGTGGGATCTGGCGAGGGCTTTGAGTTGGAGCCAGAAGAAGAATGTAACGCTGAAAGGATTCCGGACCAACCCAGTGGTGGTGGACACGCACCTGTATTGGTGTTTCGATGCCAAGGATGTGCAAAAGTCGCCTTACGACATTATCGGAGAGGCCTGGGAgaagcttagagagctcgaCGGGCGAGAGGGCTCCGTGCACGATCGTGGCGCTGCACAACTCGTCGTCGGCGAGTATAGTTGTGTGCTCGCCGAAGAGGCCTGGCAGAAAGGGAATGGGGCCACGAAGGAGGAACTCGTGACCAAATTCGGCAATGCCCAGTCACAGCGATTCCAGCATCGTGCTGGCGGGAGTTTCTTCTGGACTTACAAGATGGACTGGATGCCCGGCGGCGAATGGGGTTTCAAACAGATGACGGACCAAGGAGCCATCctgcctcctccttctctgaCGCTTGCGCAAGAGGACGCCCTGACTCGCGCGGCGAACGCGCAAGCACAGTGCGATGGTCGCAAAGGGAATATTTGGGGCACGCATTGCCACTACTGGGACTCCACCCATCCAGGCCATTACGAGCATTGGCGCTTCGAGAAGGGCTTCGAGCAAGGCTGGCATGATGCTCTGGCGTTCTTCAGCTACAAAGCGCAACATTGCGGATTGAAGGGCGGTGACAAGATCGGAATGCTAGATCTCTGGGTCCTGAAGCGTTTGTGCGATAGTGGACAAGCCGGACAGCATTTCGCGTGGGAGTGGGAGGTAGGTTTCAGGCAAGGCGTCGGCGCGTTTTACGAAGCCGTTGGTGTTTGAACTGCAGCTTGTACGAGGAGGCCGGCAGTGGTGTAGCGGTTCATGCGGTGCCGCTGCTTGTATGCTGCCAAATGCCCTGGGATCTGAGACCCTGCGATGGTTGTCCTAGAAGATCTGGTGGTGGCGGCCACGGGGTAGTCGAACGGGCTCGAACCTGCAAGGAAGAAGTTTGATGGGCCTGACCTGAGTCGAACGTGGCTGGTCATGTTGAGTGCTGCAGCGGACACAACTCGAGATCGGGATGTGAAGCATGTGGCGAGAGAGTACCCTAGACATTGATAGCAGTAATGCGCCACGAAGCAGTCTCAAGTGGCTAAGAAATGGTCTTTGAACGATATAGCAGTTCGCTGCGGTGGCAGTATCAAAGTGCCGTCGGTGTCGCTGTGTCGCGCTTGTGGCTCGTTTCATCGTGAATGATGTATCCGGTGAGGATTATCCGGTACGACTCGTGGGACATGCAACGTCGAGCGTTGTTGAGAGACAGTGGACGTCTGCGAACACGGGCTGAGACAGCAGACGAGAATAGAGCCGGTTTTATTGCACGTTGTCGGTGCCGTGGTAGACAGAAGACCATGTCGTGAAGGCAGATGGAGGCTCGCGCGCTTACCACTTTCCACCCCTGCACCTGCACAGTGAATGAGCGCCAAGTGAAAGTTGTGCTGCGCGTTCATAAGTGGCCCACTCGTCGTCACACGCCTGCCCTGTGCCCGCCCCTCCTGGCGCGTCCGGAGCTCGCTGCACACTCCATCACATTCATCATAAGCCTGTCCGGCCACTAACGAGTCACCTGCTGCGAACCACTTTCCTGCAccttcgacgacgacgacaccaAACGACGACCAACGACACCACCCAACGATCACCTCCCCCGAACATCCCTTCCGACCAAGCCGAAGCGACCGGTTGGCAGGTGCCAGGTGCACCCCCCTTCCAGCAACGGTCTCCTGCCATCTGTGACAGCCTCACGCAACCGGCTCTTCCCCGTTGACCTCTCCCaacctcatcctcgcctcgAAAGCAGGATTGTCGCCAATTTCACCACTTCGCACACTCGACGATCACATCGCGACGGCTCGATCTGCGCTGCGTTCCAAGCCCGTCTGGTCACGACCCTTTGCGACTTGGCTGCGCTCGCTTTGCGGGAACAGTGACTTGGAGACTTGACGatcagcaccaccaccaccccgCCGCGACCATGTCACGATTCGCCCCAAGTCCGGCATCTACAGCGCGACCTgacgacaacaacgacaatCGATTCAACATGCTGCGATCACGGCGGCAGCAACGCGCTTCTAGCGTATCCAGCTCCAGTTCCTCCTCGACATCGCCCGAGCGCGAAGCGGATGATGACAACGATTCCTTCATGATCCAGGCCAACGATTCACAGTCCTCGCTAGGCGGCGACATGTCTCCGGAGCTGTCGCAAACGGAAGCCATGCGGAGGGAGTACGAAGAGCGATGTCGTGTGTCGCCCGTGCATCGCCTTCCGGCAGAGATCTTGATCAGCATATTCTCGCGCCTCACTTCCTCGCGCGACCTGCAGATGTGTATGTTGGTGTGCAAGGAGTGGGCGAAGAACAGCGTGGGGCTATTATGGCATCGGCCGGCCATGAATAAGTGGCAGAACATCCACAATGTGATCAACTCGATACGGAATAGGAAACGCTTCTTTGCGTATCAGGACCTGGTCAAGAGACTGAACATGTCAACACTCGGCCACCAAGTCAGCGATGGAACGTTGGTTGGCATGAAGAACTGCAAGAGGATTGAACGATTGACGTTGACCAATAACTGCAAATTGACTGATATGAGTCTTGTGCCTCTGATTGATGGGAATCGGAGCCTTCTTGCGCTGGACGTCACTGGTCTGGACCAGCTCACGGATAAGACCATGATGGAGGTTGCAGACAACTGCTTACGCCTGCAAGGACTCAACGTGACCGGATGCAAGAAACTGACAGATGCGTCCATCATGGCAATTGCGAAGAACTGCCGGCATCTGAAGCGACTCAAATTCAACAACTGTGTTCAGTTGACGGACAAATCGATTGAGACTGTGGCTACCTACTGCGCACACCTCCTCGAGATCGATCTATATGGCTTGCAGAACATGGAGAGCCAGTCTATCACAGCATTGCTTACCAGATGTCCGCAACTGCGTGAGATGCGTCTTGCACACTGTGGCCAGATCAATGACCAAGCATTCCTCGACATCCCGTACGATCCGGATCACCCTACAACATTCGATTCGCTACGCATTCTTGACCTTACGGACTGCGCTGAACTAGGCGACAAAGGTGTCGAGAAGATCATTCAGACTTGTCCTCGCCTGCGTAATCTTATTCTAGCAAAGTGCCGACAGATCACGGATCGCGCAGTATTCGCTATCACCAAATTGGGCAAGAATCTGCACTACATCCATCTGGGACATTGCGCGCGCATTACCGATGCCTCTGTTGAGGCTCTGGCGAAGGCTTGCAATCGCATCCGATACATCGATCTGGCATGCTGTAGCCAACTTACCGATCAGAGCGTAATGAAATTGGCTGGACTGCCGAAGCTCAAGCGGATCGGACTGGTGAAGTGCGCTGGAATAACGGATCAAAGCATATGGAGCCTGGCGCGAGGGGAAGTGAGGAATGGCAAGACAATTGGCAATTCAAGCGTGTTGGAGCGAGTGCACTTGAGCTACTGCACTCAGTTGACACTCGATGTGAGTTTTCTCATTTGACAGTTTGGTGGGATAATTGCTGACAATATTCGACAGGGAATTCACACCTTGCTCAACTCTTGCCCAAAGCTCACTCACCTCAGCTTGACGGGTGTGCAAGCTTTTCTCAGAGACGAGCTGGTCGTCTTCTGTCGAGATGCCCCGCCTGAGTTCAACGAGCACCAGCGCGACGTCTTTTGCGTTTTCTCCGGAACCGGTGTCTCACGGCTCCGACAATATCTCAACGAGCAGAAGTGGGCCCGTGAAGCTCGTGAAGGCCTTGCTGCTCGACAAAACGCACGTCGTGCAGCGGCTTTGGCTGCAGGTGAACATGAGCCGTCGGATGCTGACATGGACGAGAGCATTGTCGACTCGAACGGAAGCACAACGCCTGTACTGAATGTCGACGTCCAAGGACATTATCAGCCTGGTCACACCCCCATTGTGCCCACTCCTACTCACAACTGGCCGACGGGGAACATTCCGGGTCTTGCAGGCGGAAGTCCTTCTCCTCTCAGTCAGAGCGCACCGGCCACAACCACGTCTGCTGGTCCGGCATGGACTGCTGGACATGGTGGCCATCATATCCACACTGCTCCTCCTGGCGTAACCCACATCCAGCCATACCAGCAAAACCCTAATCACACGCACCTTGCCGGCATGATGGGCGCTGCTGCCCTGGATGAGATTGACGtggatggcgatgaggctTTCGGAGACGAGAGTGAATTGATGGACCACGATTGAGCACCAGACACTTTCACGTCTAGCGGCTCCCGTTCTCCCTCTTCTGTCATTCGGTCGCGCTAATTTGCGTGATTCAGAAGGCAGTGGGAAAGTTCTTCAACACTACGCACGCATGTGTACACTTTGCATTTCTTTGTTGGTTTTCTAGCAAGCGCTGTTTTCTCTCTTATCTTTGTTTGCCTGGACTTGCCGCGTTATAAGCGGgattggaggaggagcattATACACCATCATCAATATCATCATCATGAGGGAATATGGAACGACAAGGGGAAAGAGGAGTGGCGTGTACGTCGTGtacgaaagagaagaagcgcgcGATCCTCTATCGGATCGAGTCGAATGGATTGGCAAATCCTCGCGTAATGGGGAGAGAGGCGAGTCATCAGTAGATAGCACGATCATACGAAGCACTACTGTTACTGCTCCTACTGCTATCATTTTTGTACTTCCCGTTTGTTCTTTTGGAGCTTCGTGGTTGTCGCCAAGCCTGATCCATGGTCACATGCGTTTCCCCGAAAAGGAAGCTGGTATTATTGATTTCGAATCGAGAACAAACTTCTTGCCTTCGGACTTTAATAATGTTTGGGCTCCCCAATGCTTACGCGCTGTGCACGTGCTCTGATCAAGACGACAGACAGTAGGCTTCGCGATTGGTGAAAAGGTTGTGGCGAGCTAAGGAATGGCCTTGCGGTTCAAGCTCCGGCTTGGTGTTTTAATAACAGTACGGAGGTAAGTCCATTAAGTTTTTTGGTGGGCTGAGCTGGATGTATCCCACAGGAGGAAAGGAAGCGCCGGGGGGAAAGCGGATGTGGGAGGGGCGGAAGGTTGATGAGGTTTGGCATTGGGTGGTATGACAGTCATCAGACGACTTTGAAGTTGTTGAggagagaagtaggaagctTCTAGCTGTGCTGGCTTGTCGTTTCTATGGAAgtgcttttcttcttctgacTGTATTGTATGTGCATGCGCATGGGCTGTTGAATCCATTGACAGGAAGTGGACGATGGAATGATGAACCTCAGGTGATGGAGCATTCGCCAGCCTGGCGTCTCGAGCGTTTTCGCGCTCGCACAAACCAGGCTTGCTTCCAACCCTCGCACATGAGTGTCTACTTCGAAACCAATAATTGCGTGAACTTGGGCCACAGCAGCTTTGAAACAGCCTCGCACTTCGGTGGGGTAGGAAGCTGTCCACCAACGGCTTTCTGCGCCTGTTCTTCCGTGATCAAACTCCCCTCCGAGTTTCCTTCCACGTCCGCTCGACTGTCTTCTTTTACGCTCTTATCGGAGCCATGTCGAACAGGCCCATTCGAAGTCGCGGGCGTGATGGGCGTCTCATCGAGTAACTGCTGCCATCTCGCGAGATATGCACCCGGCCCAAAAGGCGTAGAATGTGTCCTCTTGATGACGGAGCTTATCCTGGCATTGGAAGCATTGTGGAGTTCGTCGATATATTTCTTCCAGGCATCGAGCTCTGTTTGGACTGTCTTCTGGTCTTCGGCAGATAGTTTCGAGAAGGCAACTCCCAATTCGTCTTGAAGAGCACCTGTGGTCATCTTATCGGGAACAACGGAGTCGCTTGTTGGAGGCTTGTCTTCTTTCCTAAAGTTTGAAGCTGCCATGTGAATGTACTCTCTCCACCATTCAGTCATTTCCTTGCCATTCTTGGCGAATTGATGCAGGAATTTATGGCAACTGCTCTGGTGACGATGGAGAAGGTCCACAAAATCTTCCACAGTGGGCGGCTTTTGCTCCTGCTTTGTGTTGTCGCTCGGCATACTGATCTTGAGCATGTCTGTGAGGAATCGTTCGAAGTCCCAGAGCGTGTCGCTGAGATTGACAGCCTGGTGAATGTAACGAATCATGGGCGTGTATGCATCTACGGCATCTCTGATCGCAGCTGTTATGATGTCCGGATTCCGTTGGCAGAGTACCTTCACAATTTGTTGTCGATCCCGTATACCCAGCTGTAGTGATAGGTATTCTTGGGCTTTGGCGTGCTGTGCTTCCGACAGCTCTGCCGATGTTGAGGACAGAGCAAGTATCGTCGCAACGATTGACATGTTCGACGCTTGGCTGCTTTTGCGAGTCTCCTCGTGCTCTGCGCGACCTCGTCCCAACCAGTTCTTGATCTCAGTCAAGACTTCTTTGGGTGGAGCGTCTTTGCTCTTTTCGATTTTCTCCGCGCGTTTTTTGAGCTCACGCTTGTCCCAGCCTAGGACCTGGGAGATGATTCTGCACGTGGTCAGGTAGTGCAATATCTAGAAAACTGTCGACTAACTTACTGTTGCATCAAATTCATGCCCTCGTCGGCGCCACTGCTCAAGCCGATCCAATTTGTGACTGTTGCCACACTGGCTTTGGCTAGCACAATCCTGACGATTCCACTGAGCATTGTTGCGACATTCCCGACCTTCAAAGTCTGTCGTATGATTGTGTATGGTATCAAATTGTGCACGCTCGATAACATTCGCAGCATAGTCGGGCCTTCGGGTGAAAGCACTAATGTGTAGTGCATGATGGATGCAATGCTATCCGAAGTCAGCACAGAAATTTGTTTTCAACTCTTCTTGTCACCTACTTCACCACCATGAATTCGTGCATGCCCTGCACTAGAGAATCATGTTTGGTAAGGTCATCCGTCTCAGCGGCCTTATCGAAAAGCTCGTCGACTAAATCACCATATACTGCTTTCTGAACACAGTCTTTCCATGCCTGCAGGACATCGTCTGGGTTCGAAGTGTCATATTTCGCAGACCGCTTGACTTCCTCCTTTGGAAAACCTCCAAGCACACCCCTCGCAGGATATTCTATCAGGGCAGAAATGGCAGTAGCGAGAGTCTTGCGAATACCCAATATTCCCTTGTCGTAGCTCTCAGACAACTCTGCCTCCGAAAGCTCATCTATCAGGGTATCGACACGGCCTTTCCAAAACTCAGGTGAGACATCTCGCAGGCCAGGTAGCTTGAGCAAGAACTTGGACACTAGGGTCTGCAGGATAGGCGATTGAGGGGACGTGACACTATCCTGGAATGGTGGTCCGTAGTTGTGGATAGCTCCGGGATATTTGAAGTCCTCGATTTCTTTGTATACTTGTTGATGCGTCaagatgtcgaagagggCCTTTGCCTGTTCAGGCGAGAGTTTGGCGGTGGTATGTGACTGCGCCATATTCGCTATCGAGAATGCAGCATCGTTAGGTGGGAATAGGTAAGTGGCGTGTGCACAACTGCACTGTAGATACGAAGATTATCTGACAGCCTGAAGTCTCGATGACGTTTGTGGGGGCCTTCCGAAACAAGGAAAGGATACAAACGAAAAGAGTAGCTTCTCTCCTGCTCTCACCTCACCTGCTC from Cercospora beticola chromosome 1, complete sequence encodes:
- a CDS encoding uncharacterized protein (CAZy:GH5) — translated: MKWFFLEKAKSKLEKFTNDAGTQDQQAQQQHQQPIATHDGTSDAQQQQEASYHPLPQPTPQDIFRYRYHHGTNLGSIFIQERWLTPSMFPGNENCPGSSELAAAEANIKAFGLEGAKQKFSSHWRDFTSDADLDYLRDVAKCTTVRLPIGYFTLGPAFCKGTPFEHVAELYEGSWDAVKDLVKRLYQRGIGVLIDLHGLPGGANAQEHSGTNSGKAEFWGKKGKKNREVGTRVVCFVAKEAKGMEGVAGVQIVNESEWDAEGMYEWYEEVLREVGKMDVEVPIYVSDGWDLARALSWSQKKNVTLKGFRTNPVVVDTHLYWCFDAKDVQKSPYDIIGEAWEKLRELDGREGSVHDRGAAQLVVGEYSCVLAEEAWQKGNGATKEELVTKFGNAQSQRFQHRAGGSFFWTYKMDWMPGGEWGFKQMTDQGAILPPPSLTLAQEDALTRAANAQAQCDGRKGNIWGTHCHYWDSTHPGHYEHWRFEKGFEQGWHDALAFFSYKAQHCGLKGGDKIGMLDLWVLKRLCDSGQAGQHFAWEWEVGFRQGVGAFYEAVGV
- a CDS encoding uncharacterized protein (BUSCO:EOG09260GOF~antiSMASH:Cluster_8), with amino-acid sequence MSRFAPSPASTARPDDNNDNRFNMLRSRRQQRASSVSSSSSSSTSPEREADDDNDSFMIQANDSQSSLGGDMSPELSQTEAMRREYEERCRVSPVHRLPAEILISIFSRLTSSRDLQMCMLVCKEWAKNSVGLLWHRPAMNKWQNIHNVINSIRNRKRFFAYQDLVKRLNMSTLGHQVSDGTLVGMKNCKRIERLTLTNNCKLTDMSLVPLIDGNRSLLALDVTGLDQLTDKTMMEVADNCLRLQGLNVTGCKKLTDASIMAIAKNCRHLKRLKFNNCVQLTDKSIETVATYCAHLLEIDLYGLQNMESQSITALLTRCPQLREMRLAHCGQINDQAFLDIPYDPDHPTTFDSLRILDLTDCAELGDKGVEKIIQTCPRLRNLILAKCRQITDRAVFAITKLGKNLHYIHLGHCARITDASVEALAKACNRIRYIDLACCSQLTDQSVMKLAGLPKLKRIGLVKCAGITDQSIWSLARGEVRNGKTIGNSSVLERVHLSYCTQLTLDGIHTLLNSCPKLTHLSLTGVQAFLRDELVVFCRDAPPEFNEHQRDVFCVFSGTGVSRLRQYLNEQKWAREAREGLAARQNARRAAALAAGEHEPSDADMDESIVDSNGSTTPVLNVDVQGHYQPGHTPIVPTPTHNWPTGNIPGLAGGSPSPLSQSAPATTTSAGPAWTAGHGGHHIHTAPPGVTHIQPYQQNPNHTHLAGMMGAAALDEIDVDGDEAFGDESELMDHD
- a CDS encoding uncharacterized protein (antiSMASH:Cluster_8), which produces MAQSHTTAKLSPEQAKALFDILTHQQVYKEIEDFKYPGAIHNYGPPFQDSVTSPQSPILQTLVSKFLLKLPGLRDVSPEFWKGRVDTLIDELSEAELSESYDKGILGIRKTLATAISALIEYPARGVLGGFPKEEVKRSAKYDTSNPDDVLQAWKDCVQKAVYGDLVDELFDKAAETDDLTKHDSLVQGMHEFMVVNIASIMHYTLVLSPEGPTMLRMLSSVHNLIPYTIIRQTLKVGNVATMLSGIVRIVLAKASVATVTNWIGLSSGADEGMNLMQQIISQVLGWDKRELKKRAEKIEKSKDAPPKEVLTEIKNWLGRGRAEHEETRKSSQASNMSIVATILALSSTSAELSEAQHAKAQEYLSLQLGIRDRQQIVKVLCQRNPDIITAAIRDAVDAYTPMIRYIHQAVNLSDTLWDFERFLTDMLKISMPSDNTKQEQKPPTVEDFVDLLHRHQSSCHKFLHQFAKNGKEMTEWWREYIHMAASNFRKEDKPPTSDSVVPDKMTTGALQDELGVAFSKLSAEDQKTVQTELDAWKKYIDELHNASNARISSVIKRTHSTPFGPGAYLARWQQLLDETPITPATSNGPVRHGSDKSVKEDSRADVEGNSEGSLITEEQAQKAVGGQLPTPPKCEAVSKLLWPKFTQLLVSK